The segment ACCCCAGCTGCTAAAAATAGTGCAACAGCATTTGGCTCATATAAAAATCCTGCAGTAGTCGTTAAAGACATAAGTGAAAAGAATATATAAGTTACCTTACCCCAATCCATGATCATCCTTCTAAAGTTTCTTTAAGGCTAGATTTTATCTAAGAAATGCTAAAAAATCACTTTTGAGGTGAGTTTTAGTTGTCTTTAATTATATTATTGTTTTTAAGAGTTTTTATAAATTGGTAGATTAAATATAATATCACTAGTTTTAAAACAATTTCAATAATAAATATTAAACCAAACTCCAAATCAAAAAAATGAAGCGGATTTAAATTTTGAAGTAAAAAACCTAATGTAAAATCTCCTGTTAGTATAAAATATGAGGCAATAACTCCAATAAACAAGAGTCTATTAATATATACTCTATTTGTAAAAATAATATTATAAATACAAAACCAAATAAATAAAGTAACTAATATCCCTAAAATGATTTCAGTAGTAAGAGTGTGTTCTATTTTAATTGTATATTGTGAAGAGTTTTCTATATAAAAAAACTCAATCAGTGAGGCAATTATCTCAAAAACTATAATCCATACAAAAACCAATTTCCAGTTTGTAGAATGAGCTGATGTAATCTTATCAAAACCATGTTTCACTGTTTTTAATTTGCTATTATTAGCCATGATATCCTCGATAAATAATAAATATTAACAATTATATATGAACATATGTCAAGAAAAGTTTAAGAAAGTGTATGATTTATGACTTTTATTATATATTATTTAATTAAATATTTTTAATATTAAAAAATAGGCATTTTTATTAATTTAGATTTTGAGGAAAAATCTAGGCAGATAGATTATTTATAAAGGAGTTTACATAAAGTAAATGACTGAAATAAATCATCGTATCTAACGACGATTTATTCCAAAAGATGAATTAAGAAAAATGTTTATTAAACAGTTCCTTGCTCATACATAGCCCTCATCTTATCCTTCTCTTTTTGTCTTTTAGTCTTCTCAGCTTCTTTTGCTCTAAAATTAGCAATTGAGAATTTTAATTGCACTAAAAATGATGCCGCTATAAAAATAGATGAATAAGTACCAACTACAATACCCACAAGTAAAGTAAAAGCAAATCCATGAATAATCTCACCACCAAACATAAATAGTGTTATTACAACAAAGAATGTTGTTAATGAAGTAAGAGTTGTTCTTGAAAGTGTTTTAGAAACAGAATCATTTACAACTGACTCCAAAAGAGTTTCTTTTGAACTTTGAATACCTTCTCTAACCCTGTCAAATACAATAATTGTATCGTTTAGTGAATACCCTAAAATAGTAAGGATTGCTGCTAAAATATCAAGATTAACTTCTACACTAAATAAAGATATTGCACCCATTGCAATAGTAACGTCATGTGCTAAAGCCAAAATAGATGCAACTGCAAATCTCCATTCAAATCTAAATGAAACATAAATTAAAATAACAACTAATGAAAGTCCTAAAGCCATAAGACCTTTTTCTCTTAATTCTCCACCAACTTTTGGCCCAACCATATCAACTCTTCTTACTTCAAAGTTTCCAGTTGAGTCAAGCAATTTATGCATTTGGTCACCAATATCAGTTGCTAAATCACCAGAAGTTCCTGTAATTCTAATTACTACTTCTTCAGGACTACCAAATTCAGTAATTGATGAACCCTTATATTGAGTCCCATTTAATACTTCTCTAATTTTATCAATTGGTGCTTTTTGTTCATATTTTACTTGAACCAATGTACCACCAGCAAAGTCAATACCAAAGTTTAGACCTTTTGTAACAAGTAATACAATAGAAGCTGCAACTAATAGTGCTGAAAGTCCAAGGAATGGGATTCTTTTTCCCATAAAATCATATATTTTTCCGCTTTTAAATATTTCCATTACTTAATCCCAAACCATTTTCTTAAGTTTTTGTCCCTTGATATTTTTGGCATAATCGCCTCATAAATACCATGAGTTCCTAAAATTGCTGTTAACATTGATGCTAAAATACCAATAGAGATTGTTACTGCAAACCCTTTAATTGGTCCTGTTCCATATGCGTAAAGAATAACAGCAACTAATAAAGTTGTAATATTTGCATCAAGAATTGCTCTCATTGCATTTGAATAACCATCTTCAATAGCTTTTGGAATAGACATTCCTGCTCTTAATAATTCTCTAATTCTTTCACCAATAATAACATTGGCATCAACTGCCATACCAACAGTTAATACAATACCTGCCATACCTGGAAGTGTTAAAGTTGCACCAAACATTGCCATTACAGCAACAATAATAAATATATTTGTAACAAGTGCAACATTTGCAATAATTCCTGCATATCCATAATAAACAATCATAAAAATAAATACTAATGCAAAACCAGATACTAAAGCAATCGTTGAAGCTTTAATAGAATCAGCTCCAAGTGATGGCCCAACACTTCTTTTTTCAAGTAGTGTAACACCAGCAGGAAGTGCTCCAGATCTTAAAGCAATTGCAACATTTCCAGCTTCTACAACAGTAAATCCACCAGAAATTTGTCCAGATCCACCACCAATTCTCTCTCTAATATTTGGTGCTGAATAAACTTTTCCATCTAATACAACTGCAAGTCTTTTACCTACATTTTTACCTGTAAAATCACCAAAGATTCTTGCACCTGCAGCATTTAGTGTAAAATTAATAATTGGTTGATTCCCTTGGTCAAAAGCAACTTGAGCATCAACAACTTGGCTACCATTTAAAATTGGAATCTCTTTTACAAGATATTTTTTATTTGGATCTGTTGTATCTTCTAAAATAATATCACCATACTCTGATGCCTGTGCTCGACTTAGTGTATAAACTTGATCAGCTCTTTCTTCATCAATAGCCATAAGTTCAAGATTAGCAGGCTTTGAGATAAGTTCTCTAGCTGCCTTTTCATCCTCTTGTGTTTTAATACCTGGAAGTTGAACAACAATATCAGTTTCCCCTTGTCTAATAACAGTAGGTTCTGCTAGACCAAATTGGTCAAGTCTATTTCTTATTGTTTCAACAGCTTGAGCAACTGCTAAGTCTTTTGTTACTGCTACTTCTTCTGAAGTAATTTCAACCTTATACTCAAGATCACTTTTTGTGATATTAAGTCCTTTTATCTCATCAAGCATTTTATCAACTCTTGGTAATTCATCTTTATCAAGTACAGTAAAAACAATACTTTTTTCTCTAATAGATAAACCATCAATTAAAATATCTTCATCATCTGTAAAATACTTAATTGAAGTTGCGATTGATTTAATTTTTGAAGTAACTGCTTCTTCAGTTTTTACACCTAAAAGCATATGTAGTCCACCTTGTAAATCAAGTCCTAGAGATATTTTTTTACCTGAATCTGTTTGTAGAAAAGAGGGGATAGAGAATACTACTCCAAAAATAATACTTAGTGTGAATATAATCATTCTGTAATTAAAGATTTTCAAATCTTAGTCCTTAAGTGAAAGTAAAACATAGAATTTAAAACATGTAAAAAATTACATGTTTTAAAGATTAGTCAAGTTTTTTAGCAACGAACTCTTTTACAAGTTTCATTTCTGTGTTGTCATGGTTTTTTACGATTAAGTTATCTTCATCAACTTTTGTAATTTCTACCATTAAGCCACCATTAGTTACAATCTTATCGCCTTTTTTCAGTTCAGCAATCATTTGCTTATGGTTTTTAGCTTGTTTTTGCTGTGGTCTGATAATCAAAAAGTAAAAAATTGCGAATAATGCAACTAGGGGTAATAATGAGCTTATTAAATCAGCGCTTTGACCTTCCATCAAATTTCCTTTTAAAAAGTTTTTTCTATGTTTTTAGTAAAACGCGAATATTTTAACAAAACTAATATAATAAAAGGCTTGATAATAGCTTTTGGTTTTAGTGCTTTTATATATCTTGCCTACTTTGGGATTTTTAATAAAACAATAAACTCTATTTTTGCTATTGTTTCACTATATTTTATCCTTACCTCTTCTAGGCAAGTTGCATTTTATATTGGTTTTTTTATAGGTATTTTTTGGTTCTATTGGGTAAGTATCTCTTTACAATATTATGAGCTTACTTTTTTCGCTCCTATTGTTGTAATTCTTTTTGGACTAGGGTTTGCTGTTATTTTTTACATAATAAATTTTATTGATAATATTTTTCTACGTGCATTATTAATATTCTCTCTTTCATATATTCATCCCTTAGGTTTTAATTGGTTTATTCCAGAACTAGTGTTTATTGATACTTATTTTAGTATTGAAAAGGAATATTTTGCTGTAATTCTTGCGTCTTTAGTAATGTTTAATAAACTAAAAAGATACAAGTTTTTGGCAGTTTTCCCTTTGATATTTGTAGTTTTAAATTCAAATAGTAATTCTGAGATTAAACAAGCTAATATTAAAATCGATATGCCAAAATATCAAGTTTCACAAGATAAAAAATGGTTAAAACATAATCTCTCAAATATTGTAGAACAAAATCTAAAGATTATAGATAATTCTATAAAAGAAGAAAATGAATTGGTAATTTTACCTGAAACAGTTTTTCCAATATTATTAAATCATGATACTTTTCTAATGGAAAAATTGTTAGAAAAATCTCTTAAAATCAATATTATTGCAGGTAGTTTATTTTATGAAGATGATAACTTTTATAATGCCACATACTTTTTTTCAAAGGGTAAAGTAGAGATTGCAAAAAAATATGTTCTTGTTCCTTTTGGAGAAGAGATACCTTTTCCACAATTTTTAGTTGATATCATAAATGAGATTTTTTATAATGGTGCAAAAGATTATAAAAAAGCTGATAAACCAACAGATTTTTTAATAAAAGGTGAAAAATTTAGAAATGCAATATGTTATGAAGCAACAAGTGATAAGATTTTTGAAAATCTTGGAGATACGAAATATATGATTGCTATTTCAAATAATGCTTGGTTTACACCGTCAATTGAGCCAACATTACAAAAACTTTTACTTAAATATTACGCAAAAAAGTACAATGTAATAATTTACCATCAAATAAATGGAAGTGAGAATTATATAGTAAAACCTTAAGAATAAAGAATAATCTTTATTCTTTTGGAAATCAGTTATACCCTTTATCCCTAAAATGCATAAACTTTTCCCAGTCTCTATGTTGTTTTGTATAATAAGCTGCCATTTCTCTATCAGCTTTTGCATCTTCAAAACCTCTCTTAGAAATACTAACTACTTCTTTAATATAGCTATTTGTTTGATTAAGTGTTCTTTGTATGTTTTTCATAACATATCTAAAGTCTTTTACAAAATCTTTAAATTCTTGTGACTCAAGGTGTCTTAAAGTAGCTTCACTTTCAATAAACTCTTTTTGTAAAAGTTCATACATTCTATTTGCTACTATCTTATAACCCATTGAAGAAGAACCATTAAGATTATTATCAAGGGGATATCTTTCTATCTGTTTTGCTTTAATTAGTAAAGCTCTTGCTTTTCTATCTAATTTTTCATTAGTTCCTATAAAGCTCAAAAGTCCTAAACTTGTGTATTCTTCTCTTTCTAATTCATTTGCTTTTTTATTTGCTTGTTTAACTTCTTTGGCCAAAGGATAATTAAATACAAAGGTATTATAAGAAGATATTGTATCAATATCTTTAGCTTCTTCAAAAGCTAGTTTATGTATTTGTTCTATGGCTTGTTTTGCATTTGATGATTTTGAATATTTATTTACATACCATTCATATCCTGCAATATTATCTTCTTCTTTTACAAGTTTATAAATCTCTTTTGTAATATCATCTTCTATAGATGAATTAGGATTATTTTTTAAAAAAATTTCATAAGCTATTATCGTATTTTCTTTTTTAAGTTTTTTTATTTCATTTGAATATAGTTCTTTAAGTCTCTTTTCTATTTTTTGATTTATACTTGTATTTGGATATTTCCTTAAAAAACTTCTATACTCTTTTATTGAATCTTCTTTTTGAAGCATGGTATAATAATCATTAAGTTTTTTATTTATTGCCTCTTTTCTATTTTTATCAATTACTTTTTTAATTTCATCTTTTGAAGCATAACTAGGACCACTTACACATCTTACATTGTAGTAAGTATATTTCGGTCTATTAAGTGAAATCTTAACTTTTTTATTATATGTATCGAAGTAGTATTTAGATCTAAGGTTGTTTCTATCTTCATCACCATTTTGATGAAGCCAGTAGCTATCAGAAATTCCAGAAGGCCCATAAAATTCATTTTTTATATTATATAAATGAAAAACTTCTAAAGATTTTGGTAAACGCCAATTATTTTTTCCATGCAGTTTTAAATCATTACAATATTTTACTGAATCATCCCAAGTCATTTTATTAATTTTTTTATTATCTTCCCACACTAAACCCATAAAGCTATCAATTAAAACACCATTTTCTTTTATAAATCTCTCTTTTTCTACTTCACTTTCTATTGAAGCAAAAAGAAGATTCATGCTAATACCTAAAAATATAATTATTTTAAACATACATTTTCCCTCATTTTTTTGTGATAAGATAATTAAATAAATGTAAAAATTACCTTAAAGAAATTTTGATTTAATTCTTTTTAAAATCTCTTCTTTTTCTAAATTTTTATCTATTTGAAGATTTAGTGCAAATTCTAGAATCTCTTTAAATTCTTTTGATGGCTTCATACCAAGTTCAATTAAATCTCTTCCTTTAACTAAAGGTTCTAAAGCAGTTTGTGAAATATTCAACTCCCTAGCTTTCTCTAAAACCCATATAACTGCTTTATCACATTTTTCTTTATCTGGGATTGTTCTTCCCTTACAATCGGCAAGACATACCATACATAAATCTTCAATATTACATTTTAAAGACAATCTTTTTACTGCATTTATACTTGATTCAGCTTTATAAAGTTGAAATGGTGCTAGATGATTTTTTACTAGTGGAATAACTTTATCAATAAATTTTTTTTCATCAGTTAAACGAGATAAAAATGATACGGTAGGTTCAATACCTAAAGATTCATGTTTGTGAGAAGTTATTCTTCCATTTATCTCTTTGGTACAAAATGGTTTTCCAAAATCATGACAAAGTATTCCATAAAAAAGATATAGTTTTCTATATTCATCTTTTATATCTTGTTCTTTTATTATCATCGATAATTCATCTATTGTCATTAGAGTATGAACCCATACATCACCTTCTGGATGATACTCTTTATCTTGAATACAATCAACTAAATTTTTTAACTCTGGGAAATACTTTAATAAACCAAACTCTTTTAAAACTTCAAAGCCAATTGATGGTTTAGGTGATTTTAAAAATAGTTTTTTAAACTCTTCATAAACTCTTTCTTTTGGAAGATATTTACACTCATCATTGTCAACTATTTGCTTACACAACTTTTTAGTTTTATCATCAATATTTAAATCAAATCTTGAAACAAACTGAACAGCTCTATAAACCCGTAAACTATCTTCTAAAAATGTTTTATCATTAATATGTTTTAAAGTTTTAGTTTTTATATCTTCTAATCCATTAAAAGGGTCTAAAAACTTTTTTTCTTTGTAATCATATCCAATAGCATTTATAGTAAAATCTCTTCTAAGTGCTGCTTTTTCAAAACTTAAATTTCCATTACTTATAATCTCAAATGAAGTATGGGAATTACCTACTTTCTTTTCAGTTCGAGGAAGGGCAAAATCAAATTCATAATCTTTTGTTTTTAGAAGTAGAACACCAAATGATTTTCCTACAAGTTTAACATCTCCAAATTTTTGTAGTGTTTTTTCTATAGTATCTAAGCAGTTTAATCCAAATAATTCAATATCATAATCTTTATTTGGGATTTTAAAAAAATAGTCTCTTATACAACCACCTACTAAAACTGGAATTACTCCAATTTTAAGTAGGTCATCTAAAATATTTTCTAAAACAACGGGTAGATTAATCGTTGTTGTAGTGGTGAACATCTTGTTGAGGATAAGGAATTGAAATTCCCTCTTTATCAAATGTTAATT is part of the Arcobacter arenosus genome and harbors:
- the secF gene encoding protein translocase subunit SecF — encoded protein: MEIFKSGKIYDFMGKRIPFLGLSALLVAASIVLLVTKGLNFGIDFAGGTLVQVKYEQKAPIDKIREVLNGTQYKGSSITEFGSPEEVVIRITGTSGDLATDIGDQMHKLLDSTGNFEVRRVDMVGPKVGGELREKGLMALGLSLVVILIYVSFRFEWRFAVASILALAHDVTIAMGAISLFSVEVNLDILAAILTILGYSLNDTIIVFDRVREGIQSSKETLLESVVNDSVSKTLSRTTLTSLTTFFVVITLFMFGGEIIHGFAFTLLVGIVVGTYSSIFIAASFLVQLKFSIANFRAKEAEKTKRQKEKDKMRAMYEQGTV
- the secD gene encoding protein translocase subunit SecD; translated protein: MKIFNYRMIIFTLSIIFGVVFSIPSFLQTDSGKKISLGLDLQGGLHMLLGVKTEEAVTSKIKSIATSIKYFTDDEDILIDGLSIREKSIVFTVLDKDELPRVDKMLDEIKGLNITKSDLEYKVEITSEEVAVTKDLAVAQAVETIRNRLDQFGLAEPTVIRQGETDIVVQLPGIKTQEDEKAARELISKPANLELMAIDEERADQVYTLSRAQASEYGDIILEDTTDPNKKYLVKEIPILNGSQVVDAQVAFDQGNQPIINFTLNAAGARIFGDFTGKNVGKRLAVVLDGKVYSAPNIRERIGGGSGQISGGFTVVEAGNVAIALRSGALPAGVTLLEKRSVGPSLGADSIKASTIALVSGFALVFIFMIVYYGYAGIIANVALVTNIFIIVAVMAMFGATLTLPGMAGIVLTVGMAVDANVIIGERIRELLRAGMSIPKAIEDGYSNAMRAILDANITTLLVAVILYAYGTGPIKGFAVTISIGILASMLTAILGTHGIYEAIMPKISRDKNLRKWFGIK
- the yajC gene encoding preprotein translocase subunit YajC; translated protein: MEGQSADLISSLLPLVALFAIFYFLIIRPQQKQAKNHKQMIAELKKGDKIVTNGGLMVEITKVDEDNLIVKNHDNTEMKLVKEFVAKKLD
- a CDS encoding apolipoprotein N-acyltransferase, with the protein product MFLVKREYFNKTNIIKGLIIAFGFSAFIYLAYFGIFNKTINSIFAIVSLYFILTSSRQVAFYIGFFIGIFWFYWVSISLQYYELTFFAPIVVILFGLGFAVIFYIINFIDNIFLRALLIFSLSYIHPLGFNWFIPELVFIDTYFSIEKEYFAVILASLVMFNKLKRYKFLAVFPLIFVVLNSNSNSEIKQANIKIDMPKYQVSQDKKWLKHNLSNIVEQNLKIIDNSIKEENELVILPETVFPILLNHDTFLMEKLLEKSLKINIIAGSLFYEDDNFYNATYFFSKGKVEIAKKYVLVPFGEEIPFPQFLVDIINEIFYNGAKDYKKADKPTDFLIKGEKFRNAICYEATSDKIFENLGDTKYMIAISNNAWFTPSIEPTLQKLLLKYYAKKYNVIIYHQINGSENYIVKP
- a CDS encoding DUF1566 domain-containing protein, whose product is MFKIIIFLGISMNLLFASIESEVEKERFIKENGVLIDSFMGLVWEDNKKINKMTWDDSVKYCNDLKLHGKNNWRLPKSLEVFHLYNIKNEFYGPSGISDSYWLHQNGDEDRNNLRSKYYFDTYNKKVKISLNRPKYTYYNVRCVSGPSYASKDEIKKVIDKNRKEAINKKLNDYYTMLQKEDSIKEYRSFLRKYPNTSINQKIEKRLKELYSNEIKKLKKENTIIAYEIFLKNNPNSSIEDDITKEIYKLVKEEDNIAGYEWYVNKYSKSSNAKQAIEQIHKLAFEEAKDIDTISSYNTFVFNYPLAKEVKQANKKANELEREEYTSLGLLSFIGTNEKLDRKARALLIKAKQIERYPLDNNLNGSSSMGYKIVANRMYELLQKEFIESEATLRHLESQEFKDFVKDFRYVMKNIQRTLNQTNSYIKEVVSISKRGFEDAKADREMAAYYTKQHRDWEKFMHFRDKGYN
- a CDS encoding CCA tRNA nucleotidyltransferase, with the protein product MFTTTTTINLPVVLENILDDLLKIGVIPVLVGGCIRDYFFKIPNKDYDIELFGLNCLDTIEKTLQKFGDVKLVGKSFGVLLLKTKDYEFDFALPRTEKKVGNSHTSFEIISNGNLSFEKAALRRDFTINAIGYDYKEKKFLDPFNGLEDIKTKTLKHINDKTFLEDSLRVYRAVQFVSRFDLNIDDKTKKLCKQIVDNDECKYLPKERVYEEFKKLFLKSPKPSIGFEVLKEFGLLKYFPELKNLVDCIQDKEYHPEGDVWVHTLMTIDELSMIIKEQDIKDEYRKLYLFYGILCHDFGKPFCTKEINGRITSHKHESLGIEPTVSFLSRLTDEKKFIDKVIPLVKNHLAPFQLYKAESSINAVKRLSLKCNIEDLCMVCLADCKGRTIPDKEKCDKAVIWVLEKARELNISQTALEPLVKGRDLIELGMKPSKEFKEILEFALNLQIDKNLEKEEILKRIKSKFL